In a single window of the Chlamydiota bacterium genome:
- the dps2 gene encoding DNA protection during starvation protein 2, whose product MKVDCGVSQKVCKQVAKELNVFLANSYILYTKTQNFHWNLVDARFYSIHLLFEKQYHELQEAIDMIAEKIRSLGEMSPGSMKEMLKFATLKESSAKLNANQMLKTLLKDHESLCKQLCKLINLTGKLNDLGTQDMLIERLRVHEKQAWFLRSHFSK is encoded by the coding sequence ATGAAAGTAGATTGCGGAGTTTCACAAAAAGTTTGTAAACAAGTTGCAAAAGAGCTCAATGTATTTTTAGCCAATAGTTATATCCTGTATACAAAAACGCAAAATTTCCATTGGAATCTTGTTGATGCGAGATTCTACTCTATACATCTGCTTTTTGAAAAGCAATACCATGAACTACAAGAAGCGATCGATATGATCGCAGAAAAGATCCGCTCTCTTGGTGAAATGTCTCCAGGATCCATGAAAGAAATGCTAAAATTTGCCACTCTCAAAGAATCTTCAGCAAAGCTCAATGCTAACCAAATGCTAAAAACACTCCTCAAAGACCACGAATCTCTTTGTAAACAACTTTGTAAACTAATTAATTTAACGGGAAAGCTCAATGACCTTGGCACGCAAGACATGCTCATCGAGCGCTTACGTGTCCACGAGAAGCAAGCTTGGTTCTTGCGCTCGCATTTTTCTAAATAA